A section of the Candidatus Obscuribacterales bacterium genome encodes:
- a CDS encoding HypC/HybG/HupF family hydrogenase formation chaperone yields the protein MCLGIPGQILDIIDPQHLLATVSIGGVKRSVNIACIVDDEHPVEACVGDWVLVHVGFAMNRIDPEDAEITLTMLDDIAELNAASLL from the coding sequence ATGTGTTTAGGTATTCCAGGACAAATTCTAGACATCATTGACCCGCAGCACCTCCTGGCTACCGTGAGCATAGGTGGTGTTAAGCGCTCCGTGAATATTGCCTGCATTGTGGACGACGAGCATCCGGTAGAGGCTTGTGTCGGCGATTGGGTGTTAGTGCATGTAGGCTTTGCCATGAATCGCATTGACCCTGAAGATGCTGAGATCACCCTCACGATGCTCGACGACATTGCCGAACTGAATGCAGCAAGCCTCCTGTAG